From Rhodamnia argentea isolate NSW1041297 chromosome 10, ASM2092103v1, whole genome shotgun sequence, a single genomic window includes:
- the LOC115739253 gene encoding extensin-2-like isoform X4: MANLGGGPTGGRLWSVLALALAISVVSSNVGSAFASDSYTYSSPPPPSPSPPPPYVYKSPPPPSPSPPPPYVYKSPPPPSPSPPPPYVYKSPPPPSPSPPPPYVYKSPPPPSPSPPPPYVYKSPPPPSPSPPPPSLYKSPPPPSPSPPPPYYYKSPPPPSPSPPPPYYYKSPPPPSPSPPPPYYYTSPPPPKKSLPPPYYYKSPPPPSPSPPPPYYYTSPPPPKKSPPPPYYYTSPPPPKKSPPPPYYYKSPPPPKHAPAPYYYTSPPPPVHHHHPHLVVKVVGKVYCYKCYDWGHPMKSHDKKHLKDAVVEVTCRAGAKQIKAYGTTKINGKYSVTVPGFDYVKYGPKACTAKLHAAPEHSPCSIPTDLHGGVKGAKLSVKSKTYYEVVLSADSFAFAPKTPYPECKTPKPAPAPYVYKSPPPPPYVYKSPPPPPPTYVYKSPPPPPYIYKSPPPPPPTYIYKSPPPPPYVYKSPPPPPYIYKSPPPPPSPYVYKSPPPPPYIYKSPPPPPYVYKSPPPPPYIYKSPPPPSPSPPPPYVYKSPPPPSPSPPPPYHYTSPPPPVKSPPPPAYIYASPPPPTHY; encoded by the exons ATGGCGAATCTGGGCGGCGGCCCCACCGGGGGTCGTCTTTGGTCGGTACTAGCTTTGGCGCTGGCTATATCTGTAGTTTCGAGCAATGTAGGGTCCGCTTTTGCTTCCGATTCCTACACTtactcttctcctcctccaccgTCTCCATCACCGCCGCCACCTTACGTTTACAAGTCCCCACCCCCTCCTtcgccatctcctcctcctccttatgTCTATAAGTCTCCACCTCCACCTTCCccttctccacctcctccttacGTTTACAAGTCACCGCCTCCACCATCGccatctccacctcctccatATGTCTATAAGTCTCCACCGCCGCCCTCGCCATCTCCACCACCGCCCTATGTGTATAAGTCTCCGCCTCCACCCTCACCATCCCCTCCGCCACCTTCCTTGTACAAGTCCCCTCcacctccttctccttccccaCCACCACCTTATTACTACaaatctccaccaccaccatctcccTCACCGCCGCCTCCATACTATTATAAGTCCCCTCCTCCGCCTTCACCATCACCCCCACCTCCTTACTACTACACATCTCCACCACCGCCTAAGAAGTCTCTGCCGCCGCCATATTACTACAAGTCTCCTCCTCCGCCTTCGCCATCGCCTCCACCACCCTATTACTACACATCTCCGCCTCCCCCCAAGAAGTCTCCTCCCCCGCCTTACTACTACACctccccaccaccaccaaagAAGTCACCTCCACCGCCTTACTACTACAAGTCCCCTCCTCCTCCGAAACATGCTCCTGCACCTTATTACTACacttctcctcctccaccgGTCCACCATCATCACCCTCACTTGGTCGTTAAGGTTGTCGGAAAGGTGTATTGCTACAAGTGCTACGATTGGGGACACCCTATGAAATCCCACGACAAGAAACACCTCAAAG ATGCCGTGGTGGAGGTGACATGCAGGGCCGGTGCAAAGCAGATCAAGGCCTACGGAACCACCAAGATCAACGGCAAATACAGCGTCACCGTCCCGGGCTTCGACTACGTCAAGTACGGCCCCAAGGCATGCACCGCCAAGCTCCATGCGGCGCCCGAGCATTCTCCTTGCTCCATCCCCACCGACTTGCACGGCGGCGTGAAGGGTGCCAAGCTCTCCGTTAAGTCCAAGACTTACTACGAAGTCGTGCTCTCTGCCGACTCCTTCGCTTTTGCTCCCAAGACCCCCTACCCAGAGTGCAAGACGCCCAAGCCAGCCCCTGCCCCTTACGTCTACAAGTCTCCTCCCCCGCCGCCTTACGTGTACAAGTCTCCACCACCCCCACCTCCCACTTATGTCTACAAGtcacctcctccgcctccttaCATCTACAAGTCTCCTCCGCCACCTCCACCAACTTACATCTACAAGTCtccacccccaccacca TACGTGTACAAGTCTCCCCCGCCACCGCCCTACATCTACAAGTCTCCACCACCTCCGCCCTCACCTTATGTCTACAAGTCTCCTCCCCCACCACCTTACATCTACAAGTCTCCCCCACCGCCGCCTTACGTCTACAAATCCCCACCTCCACCACCGTACATCTACAAATCACCCCCACCACCATCTCCATCGCCGCCTCCTCCCTACGTATACAAGTCTCCACCACCTCCTTCACcctcacctcctcctccttaccAT
- the LOC115739253 gene encoding extensin-2-like isoform X1 — MANLGGGPTGGRLWSVLALALAISVVSSNVGSAFASDSYTYSSPPPPSPSPPPPYVYKSPPPPSPSPPPPYVYKSPPPPSPSPPPPYVYKSPPPPSPSPPPPYVYKSPPPPSPSPPPPYVYKSPPPPSPSPPPPSLYKSPPPPSPSPPPPYYYKSPPPPSPSPPPPYYYKSPPPPSPSPPPPYYYTSPPPPKKSLPPPYYYKSPPPPSPSPPPPYYYTSPPPPKKSPPPPYYYTSPPPPKKSPPPPYYYKSPPPPKHAPAPYYYTSPPPPVHHHHPHLVVKVVGKVYCYKCYDWGHPMKSHDKKHLKDAVVEVTCRAGAKQIKAYGTTKINGKYSVTVPGFDYVKYGPKACTAKLHAAPEHSPCSIPTDLHGGVKGAKLSVKSKTYYEVVLSADSFAFAPKTPYPECKTPKPAPAPYVYKSPPPPPYVYKSPPPPPPTYVYKSPPPPPYIYKSPPPPPPTYIYKSPPPPPPPYVYKSPPPPPYVYKSPPPPPYIYKSPPPPPPSPYVYKSPPPPPYIYKSPPPPPYVYKSPPPPPYIYKSPPPPPSPYVYKSPPPPPYIYKSPPPPPYVYKSPPPPPYIYKSPPPPSPSPPPPYVYKSPPPPSPSPPPPYHYTSPPPPVKSPPPPAYIYASPPPPTHY, encoded by the exons ATGGCGAATCTGGGCGGCGGCCCCACCGGGGGTCGTCTTTGGTCGGTACTAGCTTTGGCGCTGGCTATATCTGTAGTTTCGAGCAATGTAGGGTCCGCTTTTGCTTCCGATTCCTACACTtactcttctcctcctccaccgTCTCCATCACCGCCGCCACCTTACGTTTACAAGTCCCCACCCCCTCCTtcgccatctcctcctcctccttatgTCTATAAGTCTCCACCTCCACCTTCCccttctccacctcctccttacGTTTACAAGTCACCGCCTCCACCATCGccatctccacctcctccatATGTCTATAAGTCTCCACCGCCGCCCTCGCCATCTCCACCACCGCCCTATGTGTATAAGTCTCCGCCTCCACCCTCACCATCCCCTCCGCCACCTTCCTTGTACAAGTCCCCTCcacctccttctccttccccaCCACCACCTTATTACTACaaatctccaccaccaccatctcccTCACCGCCGCCTCCATACTATTATAAGTCCCCTCCTCCGCCTTCACCATCACCCCCACCTCCTTACTACTACACATCTCCACCACCGCCTAAGAAGTCTCTGCCGCCGCCATATTACTACAAGTCTCCTCCTCCGCCTTCGCCATCGCCTCCACCACCCTATTACTACACATCTCCGCCTCCCCCCAAGAAGTCTCCTCCCCCGCCTTACTACTACACctccccaccaccaccaaagAAGTCACCTCCACCGCCTTACTACTACAAGTCCCCTCCTCCTCCGAAACATGCTCCTGCACCTTATTACTACacttctcctcctccaccgGTCCACCATCATCACCCTCACTTGGTCGTTAAGGTTGTCGGAAAGGTGTATTGCTACAAGTGCTACGATTGGGGACACCCTATGAAATCCCACGACAAGAAACACCTCAAAG ATGCCGTGGTGGAGGTGACATGCAGGGCCGGTGCAAAGCAGATCAAGGCCTACGGAACCACCAAGATCAACGGCAAATACAGCGTCACCGTCCCGGGCTTCGACTACGTCAAGTACGGCCCCAAGGCATGCACCGCCAAGCTCCATGCGGCGCCCGAGCATTCTCCTTGCTCCATCCCCACCGACTTGCACGGCGGCGTGAAGGGTGCCAAGCTCTCCGTTAAGTCCAAGACTTACTACGAAGTCGTGCTCTCTGCCGACTCCTTCGCTTTTGCTCCCAAGACCCCCTACCCAGAGTGCAAGACGCCCAAGCCAGCCCCTGCCCCTTACGTCTACAAGTCTCCTCCCCCGCCGCCTTACGTGTACAAGTCTCCACCACCCCCACCTCCCACTTATGTCTACAAGtcacctcctccgcctccttaCATCTACAAGTCTCCTCCGCCACCTCCACCAACTTACATCTACAAGTCtccacccccaccaccacctccgTATGTTTACAAGTCCCCTCCGCCACCACCTTATGTCTACAAGtctcctccaccgccgcccTACATTTACAAATCTCCtcccccacccccaccatcCCCATATGTCTACAAGTCTCCTCCACCGCCACCTTACATCTACAAATCTCCACCGCCTCCTCCCTACGTGTACAAGTCTCCCCCGCCACCGCCCTACATCTACAAGTCTCCACCACCTCCGCCCTCACCTTATGTCTACAAGTCTCCTCCCCCACCACCTTACATCTACAAGTCTCCCCCACCGCCGCCTTACGTCTACAAATCCCCACCTCCACCACCGTACATCTACAAATCACCCCCACCACCATCTCCATCGCCGCCTCCTCCCTACGTATACAAGTCTCCACCACCTCCTTCACcctcacctcctcctccttaccAT
- the LOC115739253 gene encoding extensin-2-like isoform X3, giving the protein MANLGGGPTGGRLWSVLALALAISVVSSNVGSAFASDSYTYSSPPPPSPSPPPPYVYKSPPPPSPSPPPPYVYKSPPPPSPSPPPPYVYKSPPPPSPSPPPPYVYKSPPPPSPSPPPPYVYKSPPPPSPSPPPPSLYKSPPPPSPSPPPPYYYKSPPPPSPSPPPPYYYKSPPPPSPSPPPPYYYTSPPPPKKSLPPPYYYKSPPPPSPSPPPPYYYTSPPPPKKSPPPPYYYTSPPPPKKSPPPPYYYKSPPPPKHAPAPYYYTSPPPPVHHHHPHLVVKVVGKVYCYKCYDWGHPMKSHDKKHLKDAVVEVTCRAGAKQIKAYGTTKINGKYSVTVPGFDYVKYGPKACTAKLHAAPEHSPCSIPTDLHGGVKGAKLSVKSKTYYEVVLSADSFAFAPKTPYPECKTPKPAPAPYVYKSPPPPPYVYKSPPPPPPTYVYKSPPPPPYIYKSPPPPPPTYIYKSPPPPPYVYKSPPPPPYIYKSPPPPPPSPYVYKSPPPPPYIYKSPPPPPYVYKSPPPPPYIYKSPPPPPSPYVYKSPPPPPYIYKSPPPPPYVYKSPPPPPYIYKSPPPPSPSPPPPYVYKSPPPPSPSPPPPYHYTSPPPPVKSPPPPAYIYASPPPPTHY; this is encoded by the exons ATGGCGAATCTGGGCGGCGGCCCCACCGGGGGTCGTCTTTGGTCGGTACTAGCTTTGGCGCTGGCTATATCTGTAGTTTCGAGCAATGTAGGGTCCGCTTTTGCTTCCGATTCCTACACTtactcttctcctcctccaccgTCTCCATCACCGCCGCCACCTTACGTTTACAAGTCCCCACCCCCTCCTtcgccatctcctcctcctccttatgTCTATAAGTCTCCACCTCCACCTTCCccttctccacctcctccttacGTTTACAAGTCACCGCCTCCACCATCGccatctccacctcctccatATGTCTATAAGTCTCCACCGCCGCCCTCGCCATCTCCACCACCGCCCTATGTGTATAAGTCTCCGCCTCCACCCTCACCATCCCCTCCGCCACCTTCCTTGTACAAGTCCCCTCcacctccttctccttccccaCCACCACCTTATTACTACaaatctccaccaccaccatctcccTCACCGCCGCCTCCATACTATTATAAGTCCCCTCCTCCGCCTTCACCATCACCCCCACCTCCTTACTACTACACATCTCCACCACCGCCTAAGAAGTCTCTGCCGCCGCCATATTACTACAAGTCTCCTCCTCCGCCTTCGCCATCGCCTCCACCACCCTATTACTACACATCTCCGCCTCCCCCCAAGAAGTCTCCTCCCCCGCCTTACTACTACACctccccaccaccaccaaagAAGTCACCTCCACCGCCTTACTACTACAAGTCCCCTCCTCCTCCGAAACATGCTCCTGCACCTTATTACTACacttctcctcctccaccgGTCCACCATCATCACCCTCACTTGGTCGTTAAGGTTGTCGGAAAGGTGTATTGCTACAAGTGCTACGATTGGGGACACCCTATGAAATCCCACGACAAGAAACACCTCAAAG ATGCCGTGGTGGAGGTGACATGCAGGGCCGGTGCAAAGCAGATCAAGGCCTACGGAACCACCAAGATCAACGGCAAATACAGCGTCACCGTCCCGGGCTTCGACTACGTCAAGTACGGCCCCAAGGCATGCACCGCCAAGCTCCATGCGGCGCCCGAGCATTCTCCTTGCTCCATCCCCACCGACTTGCACGGCGGCGTGAAGGGTGCCAAGCTCTCCGTTAAGTCCAAGACTTACTACGAAGTCGTGCTCTCTGCCGACTCCTTCGCTTTTGCTCCCAAGACCCCCTACCCAGAGTGCAAGACGCCCAAGCCAGCCCCTGCCCCTTACGTCTACAAGTCTCCTCCCCCGCCGCCTTACGTGTACAAGTCTCCACCACCCCCACCTCCCACTTATGTCTACAAGtcacctcctccgcctccttaCATCTACAAGTCTCCTCCGCCACCTCCACCAACTTACATCTACAA GTCCCCTCCGCCACCACCTTATGTCTACAAGtctcctccaccgccgcccTACATTTACAAATCTCCtcccccacccccaccatcCCCATATGTCTACAAGTCTCCTCCACCGCCACCTTACATCTACAAATCTCCACCGCCTCCTCCCTACGTGTACAAGTCTCCCCCGCCACCGCCCTACATCTACAAGTCTCCACCACCTCCGCCCTCACCTTATGTCTACAAGTCTCCTCCCCCACCACCTTACATCTACAAGTCTCCCCCACCGCCGCCTTACGTCTACAAATCCCCACCTCCACCACCGTACATCTACAAATCACCCCCACCACCATCTCCATCGCCGCCTCCTCCCTACGTATACAAGTCTCCACCACCTCCTTCACcctcacctcctcctccttaccAT
- the LOC115739253 gene encoding extensin-2-like isoform X2, with translation MANLGGGPTGGRLWSVLALALAISVVSSNVGSAFASDSYTYSSPPPPSPSPPPPYVYKSPPPPSPSPPPPYVYKSPPPPSPSPPPPYVYKSPPPPSPSPPPPYVYKSPPPPSPSPPPPYVYKSPPPPSPSPPPPSLYKSPPPPSPSPPPPYYYKSPPPPSPSPPPPYYYKSPPPPSPSPPPPYYYTSPPPPKKSLPPPYYYKSPPPPSPSPPPPYYYTSPPPPKKSPPPPYYYTSPPPPKKSPPPPYYYKSPPPPKHAPAPYYYTSPPPPVHHHHPHLVVKVVGKVYCYKCYDWGHPMKSHDKKHLKDAVVEVTCRAGAKQIKAYGTTKINGKYSVTVPGFDYVKYGPKACTAKLHAAPEHSPCSIPTDLHGGVKGAKLSVKSKTYYEVVLSADSFAFAPKTPYPECKTPKPAPAPYVYKSPPPPPYVYKSPPPPPPTYVYKSPPPPPYIYKSPPPPPPTYIYKSPPPPPPPYVYKSPPPPPYVYKSPPPPPYIYKSPPPPPPSPYVYKSPPPPPYIYKSPPPPPYVYKSPPPPPYIYKSPPPPPYIYKSPPPPPYVYKSPPPPPYIYKSPPPPSPSPPPPYVYKSPPPPSPSPPPPYHYTSPPPPVKSPPPPAYIYASPPPPTHY, from the exons ATGGCGAATCTGGGCGGCGGCCCCACCGGGGGTCGTCTTTGGTCGGTACTAGCTTTGGCGCTGGCTATATCTGTAGTTTCGAGCAATGTAGGGTCCGCTTTTGCTTCCGATTCCTACACTtactcttctcctcctccaccgTCTCCATCACCGCCGCCACCTTACGTTTACAAGTCCCCACCCCCTCCTtcgccatctcctcctcctccttatgTCTATAAGTCTCCACCTCCACCTTCCccttctccacctcctccttacGTTTACAAGTCACCGCCTCCACCATCGccatctccacctcctccatATGTCTATAAGTCTCCACCGCCGCCCTCGCCATCTCCACCACCGCCCTATGTGTATAAGTCTCCGCCTCCACCCTCACCATCCCCTCCGCCACCTTCCTTGTACAAGTCCCCTCcacctccttctccttccccaCCACCACCTTATTACTACaaatctccaccaccaccatctcccTCACCGCCGCCTCCATACTATTATAAGTCCCCTCCTCCGCCTTCACCATCACCCCCACCTCCTTACTACTACACATCTCCACCACCGCCTAAGAAGTCTCTGCCGCCGCCATATTACTACAAGTCTCCTCCTCCGCCTTCGCCATCGCCTCCACCACCCTATTACTACACATCTCCGCCTCCCCCCAAGAAGTCTCCTCCCCCGCCTTACTACTACACctccccaccaccaccaaagAAGTCACCTCCACCGCCTTACTACTACAAGTCCCCTCCTCCTCCGAAACATGCTCCTGCACCTTATTACTACacttctcctcctccaccgGTCCACCATCATCACCCTCACTTGGTCGTTAAGGTTGTCGGAAAGGTGTATTGCTACAAGTGCTACGATTGGGGACACCCTATGAAATCCCACGACAAGAAACACCTCAAAG ATGCCGTGGTGGAGGTGACATGCAGGGCCGGTGCAAAGCAGATCAAGGCCTACGGAACCACCAAGATCAACGGCAAATACAGCGTCACCGTCCCGGGCTTCGACTACGTCAAGTACGGCCCCAAGGCATGCACCGCCAAGCTCCATGCGGCGCCCGAGCATTCTCCTTGCTCCATCCCCACCGACTTGCACGGCGGCGTGAAGGGTGCCAAGCTCTCCGTTAAGTCCAAGACTTACTACGAAGTCGTGCTCTCTGCCGACTCCTTCGCTTTTGCTCCCAAGACCCCCTACCCAGAGTGCAAGACGCCCAAGCCAGCCCCTGCCCCTTACGTCTACAAGTCTCCTCCCCCGCCGCCTTACGTGTACAAGTCTCCACCACCCCCACCTCCCACTTATGTCTACAAGtcacctcctccgcctccttaCATCTACAAGTCTCCTCCGCCACCTCCACCAACTTACATCTACAAGTCtccacccccaccaccacctccgTATGTTTACAAGTCCCCTCCGCCACCACCTTATGTCTACAAGtctcctccaccgccgcccTACATTTACAAATCTCCtcccccacccccaccatcCCCATATGTCTACAAGTCTCCTCCACCGCCACCTTACATCTACAAATCTCCACCGCCTCCTCCCTACGTGTACAAGTCTCCCCCGCCACCGCCCTACATCTACAA GTCTCCTCCCCCACCACCTTACATCTACAAGTCTCCCCCACCGCCGCCTTACGTCTACAAATCCCCACCTCCACCACCGTACATCTACAAATCACCCCCACCACCATCTCCATCGCCGCCTCCTCCCTACGTATACAAGTCTCCACCACCTCCTTCACcctcacctcctcctccttaccAT